One stretch of Desulfovibrio sp. JC010 DNA includes these proteins:
- a CDS encoding efflux RND transporter periplasmic adaptor subunit has product MKRLIIISILVLGFALSGCKEKPVPAQEILRPVKTMQVGEGVSGRNWVFSGTAEDALQSDLSFRVGGKITSFPGDQIGRKFRAGEVIARLDPEDYELEVRQAESNLEQVRANFVRAKADVERISQLYKRKVVSKSELDQSEADFKSYQAQLNASAKKLDIARKRLRYTVLKAPFDGWVGAVSVNVHQNVQSGQKVIGFNAGKQMKMYISLPDTLISSVEEGEKVQVTFDALPGKVMQGVIMEVGIGTNEGASFPVKVYLDNSKQLVRSGMSGNVRFAARSASSNVFVAPSAIVGNPDGSKHVWVVENGSVVKRRDVEVGNISSKGVLIKDGLKSGETVVTRGVHSLKDGLKVRNVGGLS; this is encoded by the coding sequence ATGAAAAGATTAATAATTATTTCAATATTGGTGCTCGGCTTCGCTTTGAGCGGTTGTAAGGAAAAGCCTGTCCCGGCGCAGGAGATATTGCGCCCGGTAAAGACCATGCAGGTTGGTGAAGGTGTTTCCGGCAGAAATTGGGTTTTCTCCGGTACTGCCGAGGATGCATTGCAGTCTGACCTCTCTTTCCGTGTGGGCGGCAAGATCACCTCTTTTCCCGGTGATCAGATCGGTCGCAAATTCAGGGCCGGGGAAGTCATTGCCCGTCTGGACCCGGAAGATTACGAGCTTGAAGTCCGGCAGGCAGAATCCAATCTGGAGCAGGTCCGCGCCAATTTTGTGCGTGCCAAGGCCGATGTGGAACGCATCAGCCAGCTTTACAAGCGCAAGGTTGTTTCCAAGTCCGAGCTTGACCAGTCCGAGGCCGATTTCAAATCCTATCAGGCTCAGCTCAACGCTTCAGCCAAAAAACTTGATATTGCCCGCAAACGTCTGCGCTACACCGTGCTCAAGGCACCTTTTGACGGCTGGGTAGGTGCTGTTTCCGTGAACGTGCACCAGAACGTGCAGTCCGGCCAGAAGGTTATCGGTTTCAATGCCGGTAAGCAGATGAAGATGTATATTTCCCTGCCCGATACCCTTATTTCTTCAGTGGAAGAAGGGGAGAAAGTACAGGTTACTTTTGATGCACTGCCCGGAAAGGTAATGCAGGGTGTGATCATGGAAGTGGGTATCGGCACCAACGAGGGTGCTTCCTTCCCGGTCAAGGTATATCTTGATAATTCCAAGCAGCTGGTGCGTAGCGGTATGTCCGGTAATGTCCGTTTTGCCGCCCGTTCCGCTAGTTCCAATGTATTTGTCGCCCCCTCGGCCATCGTGGGCAACCCGGACGGCAGCAAGCATGTCTGGGTGGTGGAGAACGGCTCTGTGGTCAAACGTCGTGATGTGGAAGTGGGCAACATTTCTTCTAAGGGCGTGCTGATCAAGGACGGTCTCAAATCCGGCGAAACCGTGGTCACCCGTGGTGTACATTCCCTTAAGGATGGGCTGAAGGTACGTAATGTCGGGGGGCTCTCGTGA
- a CDS encoding MMPL family transporter → MNIFYNVLEKVIRSIWGLVRKAPVAIVLCAVLMAAVCAASSALWLKLDSDQDNLISHELPFQKRNLEQIKNFGDQEYMFVVIKTGGTDAGKDKAAKFAATLATKLKKRPDLVKEVHYAMSARDMGPGVLMFASSDELRQFVSLARDFGPLGKEWFEEPGLTRFLNMTADLLSGKKGTEQGGSAGPEMFGPFIGAVDNLVGEMQSSLVSGPTLETMNAPVFDLDKAGIQYFFTRNGKLLIMRILPKKDFRVMDVIGPSLNFVRSSLETVRTEFPEVEAGLTGRPVLSADEMHTTDQDMTIAAIISVVVVGLMFMFILHGWLRPMLVMGSLFCAMAWTFGFTLVALGSLNLLSIVFALVLVGIGVDFGIHIVMRYVEASDSGLSPDEAVEEALVHTGPGVLLGGLTSVCAFYAVLGQEFVGLAELGLVGGTGIIFCLISMLTVLPSMMLIAGRRNWFPSSRPRMATMPFMEKIISRPVTVLLVFAVLTALAFPGFQKAGFNYNLLDLQAEGLESVEYEHVLINDSDESTWFAVMTRPDLESVKSLIAELKQIPSVGRVDSILGFLPEGQQEKAEILRGEAEALAGINLEARNSSLVPSEVVSGLENLIESLEGLEEKLFSAGAKAELEKVGEIIDRADSCLEILEKNPADAVNLTPLQARLVSELSGSFAWLKEILEVKSVDPNDLPEHLRSLYVGKDGSFMVKISPVGNVWDFDKLTGFVADLRRIDPEVTGVPVVVLESSLLMRETFLEAAGLTIILVSAILFLSSFSISYVLLTLVPLFAGIFWLLEIMGITGLSFNLANFFAIPVLIAIGVDGGVHFLARWKELSQGERLYHTSTPVAVGLSFCTTMIGFGGLLLAHHRGLASLGGIMVTGSATCLVGCMVVLPAVFRLIERIKGK, encoded by the coding sequence ATGAATATTTTTTATAATGTTTTAGAGAAAGTAATTCGCTCCATCTGGGGGCTGGTCCGCAAGGCACCTGTTGCCATTGTTCTGTGCGCTGTGTTGATGGCCGCTGTCTGCGCCGCTTCTTCCGCTCTCTGGCTGAAGCTGGACAGCGATCAGGACAACCTCATTTCCCACGAGCTTCCCTTTCAGAAGCGCAATCTTGAGCAGATTAAGAATTTCGGTGATCAGGAATACATGTTTGTGGTCATTAAGACCGGGGGCACTGATGCGGGGAAGGATAAGGCCGCCAAGTTTGCCGCCACTCTCGCCACTAAACTCAAGAAACGTCCCGATCTGGTCAAGGAAGTGCACTACGCCATGTCCGCCCGTGACATGGGGCCGGGGGTGCTCATGTTCGCCTCTTCGGACGAGCTGCGCCAGTTCGTATCCCTTGCCCGTGATTTCGGTCCGCTGGGTAAGGAATGGTTTGAAGAACCGGGACTGACTCGTTTTCTGAACATGACAGCTGATCTGCTTAGCGGCAAAAAAGGCACAGAGCAGGGCGGCAGTGCCGGACCGGAAATGTTCGGTCCGTTTATCGGCGCAGTGGATAATCTTGTGGGCGAGATGCAGTCTTCCCTTGTTTCCGGGCCGACCCTTGAAACCATGAATGCCCCGGTTTTCGATCTCGACAAGGCCGGAATCCAGTATTTCTTCACCCGCAACGGCAAGCTGCTGATCATGCGTATCCTGCCCAAGAAGGATTTCCGGGTTATGGATGTGATCGGACCTTCGCTTAATTTTGTGCGCTCATCCCTTGAAACAGTGCGGACTGAGTTCCCGGAAGTTGAGGCCGGACTCACCGGACGCCCGGTACTTTCCGCCGATGAAATGCATACTACCGATCAGGATATGACCATTGCGGCCATTATTTCAGTGGTTGTGGTCGGGCTGATGTTCATGTTCATCCTGCACGGCTGGCTGCGGCCCATGCTGGTTATGGGCTCGCTTTTTTGCGCCATGGCCTGGACCTTCGGGTTCACGCTGGTCGCGCTGGGCAGCCTGAATCTGCTTTCCATTGTATTTGCCCTTGTGCTGGTCGGTATCGGTGTGGATTTCGGTATCCATATTGTCATGCGTTATGTGGAGGCTTCGGATTCGGGGTTGTCTCCTGATGAGGCAGTGGAAGAAGCCCTCGTCCATACCGGCCCCGGTGTATTGCTGGGCGGGCTGACTTCGGTCTGTGCTTTCTACGCCGTGCTGGGACAGGAGTTTGTGGGGCTGGCCGAACTGGGCCTTGTGGGCGGAACCGGGATTATTTTCTGCCTGATTTCCATGCTTACCGTACTGCCTTCCATGATGCTTATTGCCGGGCGGCGCAACTGGTTCCCGTCTTCGCGTCCGCGCATGGCCACCATGCCCTTCATGGAAAAGATTATTTCCCGCCCGGTAACCGTACTGCTGGTTTTTGCGGTCCTGACCGCGCTGGCTTTTCCCGGATTCCAGAAGGCCGGATTCAACTACAATCTGCTGGATCTTCAGGCTGAAGGTCTGGAGTCTGTTGAGTACGAACATGTTCTGATCAATGATTCCGATGAATCCACTTGGTTCGCGGTGATGACCCGCCCGGATTTGGAATCCGTAAAATCACTCATTGCTGAACTCAAGCAGATCCCTTCGGTGGGCCGCGTTGATTCCATTCTCGGCTTTCTGCCCGAAGGCCAGCAGGAAAAAGCAGAAATCCTGCGCGGTGAAGCGGAAGCACTGGCCGGAATCAATCTTGAAGCACGCAATTCATCCCTTGTGCCTTCCGAAGTTGTGTCCGGGCTTGAGAACCTGATTGAATCCCTTGAAGGACTGGAGGAAAAACTCTTTTCCGCCGGGGCCAAAGCGGAGCTGGAAAAAGTCGGTGAGATCATTGACCGGGCAGATTCCTGCCTTGAGATACTTGAAAAAAATCCTGCAGATGCAGTCAACCTGACTCCGCTTCAGGCCCGGCTGGTCAGCGAGCTTTCCGGCTCATTTGCATGGCTTAAGGAAATTCTGGAAGTGAAGTCCGTTGACCCGAATGACCTGCCCGAACATTTACGTTCCCTTTATGTTGGCAAGGACGGCAGCTTTATGGTCAAGATTTCTCCGGTAGGCAATGTCTGGGATTTTGACAAACTGACCGGATTCGTGGCCGACCTGCGCAGGATCGACCCCGAAGTGACCGGGGTTCCGGTGGTGGTTCTTGAATCCTCTCTGCTTATGCGCGAGACCTTTCTTGAGGCCGCAGGGCTGACCATCATTCTGGTTTCGGCCATTCTTTTCTTAAGTTCATTCAGCATCAGTTATGTTCTGCTGACTCTTGTTCCCTTGTTTGCCGGGATTTTCTGGCTGCTGGAGATCATGGGAATTACCGGACTGAGCTTTAATTTAGCCAATTTCTTTGCTATTCCTGTACTTATCGCCATCGGTGTTGACGGCGGAGTCCATTTTCTGGCCCGCTGGAAAGAGCTTTCCCAAGGGGAGCGGCTTTACCATACCAGCACTCCGGTGGCGGTGGGGCTTAGTTTCTGCACCACAATGATCGGGTTCGGGGGACTGCTTTTGGCCCACCATCGCGGCCTTGCTTCGCTGGGCGGCATTATGGTTACCGGGTCTGCCACCTGTCTTGTGGGCTGCATGGTGGTTCTGCCCGCTGTGTTCAGATTGATTGAAAGGATTAAAGGAAAGTAG
- a CDS encoding efflux RND transporter permease subunit: MNLARWCIENNRTSIALFVLIAFAGVSTFFSIPKSEDPDFTIRTAVVTTVFPGASPQRVEELVTDKLEEKIREIDVIKNVKSQSMTGLSIIEVEFQDNQKNMDPVWQRLRNKVSDAKRDLPAEAYEPVVNDEFGDVFGIVVALTGDGFSYRELKDVADYTRDELLSIPSVGKVDRWGLQDERVFVDFSNSRMAAAGITPFALAQMLSQQNMIRPSGSAKVGPERIYIEPTGEFKSVNDIKNMSLRVEGMRSSLKLSDVTDVTRGFADPPGVMARYDGDPCIMLAISMADGNNIMEVGKLVTAKLEKLSADLYHGMEYNVVVYQPDYVDTAVTDFMINLLESFIFVVIVILVFAGFKTGLVAGSLVPMAMLGCLGLMPLFDVGLQRISIASLIIALGILVDNGVVVSEAILVRLASGEERLKAVAGAVSELWMPLLAASLTTVFAFLPIPLAENTTGEYCFSLFIVVSLTLLCSWGLSMSMVPMLCYYVLKPKIVIQTFSSRMYRVYRGMLLFCLRHRPSFLAVVLIGCMAAFWGFQFVPKMFFPPNERAQFTIDFWQPFGTDITATADEVGRLEQFLLSDEGVDSVGTFIGHGGPRWYLPLNLEQRNDNLATFVVNTKSVEATDEVIERTRTELKSHFPDADFSLKKLMNGPPVGAPVQIRISGPDQKTLYHLRDKIAAIVESTPGVARVWDDWGQWTKKMEVNVDQEKARQAGLTSSDVALSLQSSMSGYQASTYRDGDTNIPIMLRSEGDFRDRLDKLESLNVYSYQAQRNVPLSQIASAELVWQPSDIRRRDQTRTMTVKADLFNGYFAMQTLDAVRPEINKMMQSPGWPVGYSVAYGGEFEKSVESQEAINANMPLAMGLLVLVLIFQFNSFRRPLIILLTLPPMMCGITPGMILTNSPFGFMPMLGMISLLGIIVNNAIMLIDRIEILRGRGLTLDNSIVLASLERARPIIMTATTTIIGMVPLSLQGGEMWRPMANCIMSGLMFATVLTLILCPVLYSLFYKQGFKKYEWNQDVVKQGSDV; the protein is encoded by the coding sequence GTGAATCTTGCCAGATGGTGCATTGAAAATAACAGGACTTCCATTGCCCTGTTTGTGCTGATCGCTTTTGCAGGGGTGTCCACATTTTTCAGCATCCCCAAATCTGAGGACCCTGATTTCACCATCCGGACTGCGGTTGTGACCACCGTTTTTCCCGGTGCTTCGCCGCAGCGGGTGGAAGAGCTGGTTACTGATAAGCTGGAAGAAAAGATCAGGGAAATTGATGTCATTAAAAACGTCAAATCCCAGTCCATGACCGGATTATCCATTATTGAGGTGGAATTTCAGGATAACCAGAAAAACATGGACCCGGTCTGGCAGCGGTTGCGCAATAAGGTTTCCGATGCCAAGCGCGATCTGCCTGCCGAGGCCTACGAGCCTGTGGTCAACGATGAGTTCGGGGATGTTTTCGGTATTGTTGTCGCCCTGACCGGGGACGGCTTCAGTTATCGTGAGCTTAAAGACGTTGCTGACTACACCCGTGATGAACTGCTTTCCATTCCCAGTGTCGGTAAGGTTGATCGCTGGGGCTTGCAGGATGAGCGGGTGTTTGTGGATTTTTCCAATTCACGCATGGCTGCGGCCGGGATCACTCCTTTTGCTCTCGCCCAGATGCTCAGTCAGCAGAATATGATCCGTCCCAGCGGTTCGGCCAAGGTCGGACCTGAGCGCATCTACATTGAGCCCACCGGGGAATTCAAATCTGTTAATGATATTAAAAACATGTCCCTGCGTGTCGAGGGCATGAGATCCTCGCTCAAGCTTTCCGATGTGACCGATGTTACCCGCGGTTTTGCAGATCCGCCGGGTGTTATGGCCCGTTACGACGGTGATCCGTGCATCATGCTCGCTATCTCCATGGCCGACGGCAACAATATCATGGAAGTGGGCAAACTGGTTACAGCCAAGCTCGAAAAGCTTTCCGCTGATCTTTACCACGGCATGGAGTATAATGTGGTCGTTTATCAGCCGGATTACGTTGATACCGCTGTTACCGACTTCATGATCAACCTGCTTGAATCGTTCATATTCGTGGTCATTGTTATTCTCGTGTTCGCCGGGTTCAAGACCGGACTTGTGGCCGGGTCGCTGGTGCCTATGGCTATGCTCGGTTGCCTCGGGCTCATGCCTCTTTTTGATGTGGGTTTGCAGCGTATCTCCATTGCCTCGCTGATTATCGCGCTGGGTATCCTTGTTGATAACGGGGTAGTTGTTTCGGAGGCTATTCTGGTGCGTCTTGCTTCGGGTGAGGAACGTTTGAAAGCAGTGGCCGGAGCCGTTTCTGAACTCTGGATGCCGCTTTTGGCCGCATCGTTGACCACTGTTTTTGCCTTTCTACCCATTCCGCTGGCGGAGAATACCACCGGGGAATATTGTTTTTCCCTGTTTATCGTGGTCAGCCTGACCCTGCTTTGTTCATGGGGGCTGTCCATGTCCATGGTGCCCATGCTCTGCTACTATGTGCTGAAACCGAAAATTGTTATCCAGACATTTTCCAGCCGCATGTACCGTGTTTACAGGGGAATGCTTCTTTTCTGCCTGCGCCATCGTCCCAGCTTTTTGGCTGTGGTGCTCATCGGCTGCATGGCTGCGTTCTGGGGATTCCAGTTCGTACCCAAAATGTTCTTTCCGCCCAACGAGCGGGCCCAGTTCACAATTGATTTCTGGCAGCCCTTCGGCACCGACATTACCGCCACTGCGGATGAGGTCGGCAGGCTGGAGCAGTTCCTGCTCAGCGATGAAGGTGTGGACAGTGTGGGAACATTCATCGGCCACGGCGGTCCGCGCTGGTACCTGCCCCTGAACCTTGAACAGCGTAATGATAACCTCGCAACATTTGTGGTTAACACCAAAAGTGTTGAAGCTACTGATGAAGTTATCGAGCGCACCCGCACCGAGCTTAAATCCCATTTCCCGGATGCCGATTTCAGTCTCAAGAAATTGATGAACGGTCCTCCGGTGGGTGCTCCGGTGCAGATTCGCATTTCCGGACCGGACCAGAAAACCCTCTACCATCTGCGGGATAAGATTGCCGCCATTGTTGAAAGTACTCCCGGTGTGGCCCGTGTCTGGGACGACTGGGGCCAGTGGACCAAGAAGATGGAAGTGAATGTGGATCAGGAAAAGGCCCGTCAGGCCGGACTGACCAGTTCCGATGTTGCGCTCAGCCTGCAATCAAGCATGAGCGGCTATCAGGCTTCCACCTACCGCGACGGGGATACCAATATCCCCATCATGCTGCGTTCCGAAGGCGACTTTCGCGACCGTCTGGATAAGCTGGAAAGTCTGAATGTCTATTCCTATCAGGCCCAGAGAAATGTTCCCTTGAGCCAGATTGCATCTGCGGAACTTGTCTGGCAGCCTTCGGATATCCGCCGCAGGGACCAGACAAGGACCATGACCGTCAAGGCTGACCTTTTTAACGGCTACTTTGCCATGCAGACCCTTGATGCAGTACGTCCTGAAATAAATAAAATGATGCAGTCTCCGGGCTGGCCCGTGGGTTATTCCGTGGCCTACGGCGGTGAGTTTGAGAAGAGTGTAGAAAGTCAGGAAGCCATCAATGCCAACATGCCTCTGGCCATGGGGCTGCTGGTGCTGGTGCTTATCTTCCAGTTCAACTCTTTCCGCCGCCCGCTGATCATCCTGCTGACCCTGCCGCCCATGATGTGCGGGATCACGCCGGGTATGATCCTGACCAACTCGCCCTTCGGATTCATGCCCATGCTGGGGATGATCAGTCTGCTGGGCATTATCGTCAACAACGCCATCATGCTTATCGACCGCATTGAAATCCTGCGCGGGCGCGGGCTGACGCTGGATAACTCCATTGTGCTGGCCTCCCTTGAGCGGGCGCGACCCATCATCATGACCGCTACTACTACCATTATAGGCATGGTTCCGCTCTCATTGCAGGGCGGTGAGATGTGGCGGCCCATGGCCAACTGCATCATGTCCGGGCTCATGTTCGCCACCGTGCTGACCCTGATCCTCTGCCCGGTTCTTTATTCACTCTTCTACAAACAGGGTTTCAAGAAGTATGAATGGAATCAGGATGTTGTTAAGCAGGGCAGTGATGTGTAG
- the hpnH gene encoding adenosyl-hopene transferase HpnH, which produces MAIPAIQVARLGKYILTQTLKGNKHYPLVLMLEPLFQCNLRCKGCGKIGHPPEIMNKRLSVQECIDAVEECGAPIVSIPGGEPLLHPDMPKIVEELIKRKKFVYLCTNGLLVPQRIHEFTPSPYLTFNLHLDGQKEIHDKIVCKDGVFDNSVSVIKMLKSKGFRVVTNTTLFGGQTAENAAEFFDFLMDLKIDGMTLSAAFSYEAAADQDSFLTRDQSVKLFREIFKLGKGKNWDFSHSSFYLDFLAGNQNYKCSPWGNPSRSVLGWQRPCYLLEDGFVSSYKELMEQTDWDKFGVGNDPRCANCMVHCGFEPTAVADSVKRPLKGAMLALKGVDVG; this is translated from the coding sequence TTGGCAATTCCTGCAATTCAAGTAGCTAGACTCGGTAAATACATTCTCACCCAGACCTTGAAAGGTAATAAGCATTACCCGCTGGTACTCATGCTCGAACCCCTTTTTCAGTGCAACCTGCGCTGCAAGGGCTGCGGTAAAATCGGGCATCCGCCGGAAATCATGAACAAGCGTCTTTCCGTGCAGGAATGTATTGACGCCGTGGAAGAATGCGGTGCGCCTATTGTTTCCATTCCCGGCGGTGAGCCGCTGCTGCACCCTGATATGCCTAAGATTGTGGAAGAGCTGATCAAGCGTAAAAAGTTTGTATACCTGTGTACAAACGGTCTGCTTGTTCCGCAGCGCATTCATGAATTTACCCCCAGCCCGTACCTGACTTTCAACCTCCATCTGGACGGACAGAAAGAGATTCACGACAAAATCGTCTGCAAGGACGGGGTTTTTGATAACAGCGTTTCCGTGATCAAGATGCTCAAGTCCAAAGGGTTCCGGGTTGTAACCAACACCACCCTCTTCGGCGGGCAGACTGCTGAGAACGCAGCAGAATTTTTTGATTTCCTCATGGACCTAAAAATTGACGGCATGACCCTTTCCGCAGCATTCAGCTACGAGGCTGCCGCTGATCAGGATAGCTTCCTGACCCGTGACCAGTCTGTGAAACTTTTCCGGGAGATTTTCAAGCTCGGCAAGGGCAAAAACTGGGATTTCTCACACAGCAGCTTCTATCTTGATTTTCTGGCCGGAAACCAGAATTACAAGTGCTCCCCGTGGGGCAACCCCTCCCGTTCCGTTCTCGGCTGGCAGCGTCCCTGCTATCTGCTGGAAGACGGCTTTGTCTCTTCCTACAAAGAACTCATGGAGCAGACCGACTGGGATAAGTTCGGCGTGGGTAACGATCCCCGCTGCGCAAACTGCATGGTCCACTGCGGCTTCGAACCCACCGCGGTTGCCGATTCAGTAAAACGTCCCCTCAAAGGCGCAATGCTGGCTTTGAAAGGTGTGGATGTGGGTTAG
- a CDS encoding phosphate/phosphite/phosphonate ABC transporter substrate-binding protein, with translation MYRKVIALVFVLLLGLSSAASAGRFDFAIIQPGQPGTTAEAQPVMDELGKYLSARLGEKVQGVYYNDLNAALEYLGKNKPAWSICGLTFFKTYADKFAMTPVASTLPQGMEKDVWRMIVPADGPGSPDAVQGRVYGSMLYTPQAMEILFAGREGGKFSMEGTHKALRMLRKVNKGKIAGVVLDSVQYSVIKDSDRYSNTKVIYTSAQLPNSPVVWFDKTTDDAFRLQAVLLGMDKDPAARELLKLLQTSGFNPADKDLR, from the coding sequence ATGTACAGAAAAGTTATCGCACTTGTATTTGTTCTGCTGCTCGGACTGAGTTCTGCTGCTTCCGCCGGAAGATTTGATTTTGCCATCATCCAGCCCGGTCAGCCGGGTACAACAGCCGAAGCGCAGCCGGTAATGGATGAACTGGGTAAATATCTTTCCGCCCGGCTGGGCGAGAAGGTTCAAGGCGTTTATTACAATGACCTGAACGCTGCTCTTGAATATCTTGGAAAAAACAAGCCCGCATGGTCTATCTGCGGGCTGACCTTCTTTAAAACATACGCAGACAAATTCGCCATGACCCCGGTGGCGTCCACTCTGCCGCAGGGCATGGAAAAGGATGTCTGGCGGATGATCGTACCCGCTGACGGTCCCGGGTCCCCGGACGCTGTTCAGGGCAGGGTCTATGGTTCCATGCTCTACACCCCGCAGGCCATGGAGATACTCTTTGCCGGAAGAGAAGGTGGGAAATTCAGCATGGAAGGTACGCACAAGGCACTGCGTATGCTTCGTAAGGTGAATAAAGGTAAGATTGCCGGTGTGGTGCTGGACTCTGTACAGTATTCGGTGATCAAGGATTCGGACCGTTATTCCAATACCAAGGTTATTTATACTTCTGCGCAGCTGCCCAACAGCCCGGTGGTCTGGTTCGACAAAACCACCGATGACGCTTTCCGGCTTCAGGCTGTGCTGCTGGGCATGGATAAAGACCCGGCTGCCAGGGAACTGCTTAAGCTGCTCCAGACTTCCGGTTTCAACCCTGCTGATAAGGATTTGAGATAA
- a CDS encoding aspartate aminotransferase family protein, producing the protein MSSEIIKKYRERMAEAYELHRKYVNPQFVRVLEVIGYDRNYVSSEGAYLTDAKGVKVLDFLSGFGVYNIGRNHPYVADVLKEVMDEKTASIVQMDLGVMSGMLAEKLAELAPGDLEAVFFTNSGTEGVEGALKFARQASGKHKLVHCHHAFHGLTLGSLSVNANREFRDRNEPLLPDCTPVPFNDLEALEDALKGGDVGAFILETVQGKGVFVPDDGYLQGVRELCDKYGTYMIADEVQCGMGRTGKMFAVDHWGVKPDILVISKALSGGYIPVGAIITTREIHGRIFDSMERCFAHSNTFGQNDLAMAAGLATIEIMEEDNLAENAAGMGARIEEGLQKLADKYEMLTEVRAKGLMIGMQFGEPKSMALKASWKLLHKMNDDLFCQMITMPLLEKHNILSQVAGHGLDTVKILPPLMINDEDVDKFLAAMDDVLKEAHKITGSAWKTVKDLGIRTAKTS; encoded by the coding sequence ATGAGTTCTGAGATTATTAAAAAATATAGGGAAAGAATGGCGGAGGCTTACGAGCTGCACCGCAAATATGTGAACCCCCAGTTTGTGCGGGTCCTCGAAGTAATCGGCTATGACCGCAACTATGTTTCTTCCGAGGGGGCATATCTGACCGATGCCAAGGGTGTGAAAGTCCTTGATTTCCTCTCCGGGTTCGGTGTGTACAACATCGGGCGCAACCATCCTTATGTGGCCGATGTGCTTAAGGAAGTGATGGATGAAAAGACCGCCAGCATTGTGCAGATGGATCTCGGTGTCATGTCCGGCATGCTGGCTGAAAAGCTGGCCGAGCTTGCTCCCGGTGACCTTGAAGCCGTTTTTTTCACCAACTCCGGTACGGAAGGGGTTGAAGGGGCACTTAAATTCGCCCGTCAGGCCAGCGGCAAGCATAAGCTGGTCCATTGTCATCATGCTTTTCACGGGTTGACCCTCGGTTCGCTGTCCGTAAACGCCAACCGTGAATTCAGGGATCGCAACGAGCCTTTGCTGCCGGATTGTACTCCCGTGCCCTTTAACGATCTTGAAGCTCTGGAAGATGCGCTCAAGGGCGGCGATGTGGGCGCGTTTATTCTTGAAACCGTGCAGGGCAAGGGCGTTTTTGTCCCTGACGACGGTTACCTGCAGGGTGTGCGCGAACTCTGCGACAAGTACGGCACCTACATGATTGCCGACGAAGTGCAGTGCGGCATGGGGAGGACCGGAAAGATGTTCGCTGTGGATCATTGGGGCGTGAAGCCGGATATTCTGGTTATCTCCAAGGCTCTTTCCGGCGGTTACATCCCGGTTGGAGCCATCATCACCACCCGTGAGATTCATGGCAGAATTTTTGATTCCATGGAACGCTGTTTTGCCCATTCCAACACCTTCGGTCAGAACGATCTGGCCATGGCTGCCGGACTGGCGACCATCGAGATTATGGAGGAAGATAATCTGGCCGAAAATGCAGCCGGAATGGGCGCGCGCATTGAAGAAGGGTTGCAGAAACTTGCCGATAAGTATGAGATGCTCACTGAAGTCCGCGCCAAGGGGCTTATGATCGGCATGCAGTTCGGCGAACCTAAGTCCATGGCCCTGAAAGCCAGCTGGAAACTGCTGCACAAGATGAATGATGATCTCTTCTGCCAGATGATCACCATGCCGCTGCTGGAAAAGCACAACATCCTCAGTCAGGTTGCCGGGCACGGTCTTGATACCGTTAAAATCCTGCCCCCGCTGATGATCAATGACGAGGACGTGGATAAATTCCTCGCCGCCATGGATGACGTACTCAAGGAAGCGCACAAGATTACCGGATCGGCATGGAAAACCGTCAAGGATCTCGGAATCAGGACAGCTAAGACTTCATAG
- the ispH gene encoding 4-hydroxy-3-methylbut-2-enyl diphosphate reductase, giving the protein MVEVIRAKTAGFCMGVDLALNKLDSLIEKDEDRKIYILGPIIHNPQVLEDYEKQGVITATTPEEVPEGAYVVIRAHGIPKAVEEDLRQRGVNVIDATCPKVKKAQLLIQRNTEDDRVLLLYGEDSHPEVKGLLSYGPEGPHLFDSLEELQDIELDPNRKYCLAAQTTQDRAVYADCIQYLESKGIEFVTLNTICDATRQRQDEAITLSGEVDHMIVVGGRISGNTRRLVQVVETAGTKCTHVEIADELPLEDLKDIDKIGLTAGASTPKRLVDGIQKILEDL; this is encoded by the coding sequence ATGGTTGAAGTTATCAGAGCTAAAACAGCCGGATTCTGCATGGGCGTAGACCTCGCTCTCAACAAGCTGGATTCCCTGATTGAGAAAGACGAAGATAGAAAAATATACATTCTGGGACCGATCATCCACAACCCGCAGGTTCTGGAAGATTATGAAAAACAGGGTGTAATCACCGCCACAACCCCGGAAGAAGTACCCGAAGGTGCATATGTGGTTATCCGGGCCCACGGCATTCCCAAAGCTGTAGAAGAAGACCTGCGCCAGCGCGGTGTAAACGTAATCGACGCAACCTGCCCCAAGGTCAAAAAAGCGCAGCTGCTCATCCAGCGCAATACTGAAGATGACCGTGTACTTCTTCTTTACGGCGAAGACAGTCACCCGGAAGTGAAAGGACTGCTCAGCTACGGACCAGAAGGACCGCACCTTTTTGACTCCCTTGAAGAGCTTCAGGACATTGAACTGGACCCGAACCGGAAGTACTGCCTCGCAGCCCAGACCACTCAGGACCGTGCCGTATACGCGGACTGCATCCAGTATCTTGAAAGCAAGGGCATCGAATTCGTAACCCTGAACACCATCTGTGACGCCACCCGCCAGCGTCAGGACGAAGCCATCACCCTTTCCGGTGAAGTGGACCACATGATTGTTGTGGGCGGTCGCATCTCCGGCAACACCCGCCGTCTGGTGCAGGTTGTCGAGACAGCGGGCACCAAATGCACCCATGTTGAAATCGCTGACGAACTCCCTCTTGAAGACCTTAAAGACATAGACAAGATCGGACTCACCGCCGGGGCATCCACCCCTAAAAGGCTGGTGGACGGAATTCAGAAGATTCTGGAAGACTTGTAG